Proteins co-encoded in one Burkholderia ambifaria AMMD genomic window:
- a CDS encoding peroxiredoxin, protein MIQVGDALPDAQLFEFIDDARAGCTLGPNAFSVRDQVAGKRVVIFGLPGAFTPTCSAQHVPGYVEHAEQLRSAGIDELWCVSVNDAFVMGAWGRDLHTAGKVRMMADGSAAFTHALGLTQDLSARGMGIRSLRYAMVVDDGVVKTLAVEAPGKFEVSDAASVLATLTS, encoded by the coding sequence ATGATTCAAGTGGGCGACGCGCTGCCCGACGCGCAATTGTTCGAGTTCATCGACGACGCGCGCGCAGGCTGCACGCTGGGGCCGAACGCCTTCAGCGTGCGCGATCAGGTGGCGGGAAAGCGGGTGGTGATCTTCGGATTGCCCGGTGCTTTCACGCCGACCTGTTCGGCGCAGCATGTGCCGGGCTATGTCGAGCACGCCGAGCAACTGCGCTCGGCGGGCATCGACGAGCTCTGGTGCGTGTCCGTCAACGACGCATTCGTGATGGGCGCATGGGGACGTGATCTGCACACCGCGGGCAAGGTGCGCATGATGGCGGACGGCAGCGCTGCTTTCACTCATGCGCTGGGGCTGACGCAGGATTTGTCCGCGCGTGGCATGGGAATCCGTTCCCTGCGCTACGCGATGGTGGTCGACGACGGTGTGGTCAAGACGCTGGCCGTCGAAGCGCCGGGCAAGTTCGAAGTGAGCGATGCGGCGAGTGTTCTCGCGACGTTGACGTCCTGA